A genomic window from Micromonospora violae includes:
- the tsaA gene encoding tRNA (N6-threonylcarbamoyladenosine(37)-N6)-methyltransferase TrmO encodes MVETGSDDAYLLHPVGRVASSLTDAASAPRQGDEGAPPAWLVFDPLVERALRDLRVGAELLVLTWLDRARRDVLAVHPRGDQTRPETGVFSTRSPHRPNPIGLHRVRVLAVDGLRVEVADLEALDGTPILDVKPVLGAADER; translated from the coding sequence ATGGTCGAGACAGGAAGCGACGACGCGTACCTGCTGCACCCGGTCGGCCGGGTCGCCTCGTCACTGACCGACGCGGCGAGCGCACCACGACAGGGCGATGAGGGCGCGCCGCCGGCCTGGTTGGTCTTCGACCCGCTGGTCGAACGGGCCCTGCGCGACCTGCGGGTGGGCGCCGAACTGCTGGTGCTGACCTGGTTGGACCGCGCCCGGCGTGACGTGCTGGCGGTGCACCCGCGCGGTGACCAGACCCGACCGGAGACCGGGGTTTTCAGCACCCGCTCCCCGCACCGGCCCAACCCGATCGGGCTGCACCGGGTGCGGGTGCTGGCGGTGGACGGGCTGCGCGTCGAGGTGGCCGACCTGGAGGCCCTCGACGGCACCCCGATCCTGGACGTCAAACCGGTGCTGGGCGCGGCCGACGAACGCTGA
- a CDS encoding VOC family protein has product MATDSPVPAGSAVPGASPAPVVRQLRLVVEAADHEAAVAFFRDALGLPQEAEFISEGDARVVILDAGRATLEIANPAQKRLIDEVEVGRQVAPRIRVAFEVDDTEATTARLVAAGASEIAPPTRTPWQSLNSRLDAPADLQITIFQELPGPDEGNLTHGVGPDANSR; this is encoded by the coding sequence ATGGCCACCGACTCGCCCGTCCCCGCCGGCTCAGCCGTTCCCGGCGCCTCACCCGCCCCGGTCGTCCGTCAGCTGCGCCTCGTGGTGGAGGCCGCCGACCACGAGGCCGCCGTCGCGTTCTTCCGCGACGCGCTGGGTCTGCCGCAGGAGGCGGAGTTCATCAGCGAGGGGGATGCCCGGGTGGTGATCCTGGACGCCGGCCGCGCCACCCTGGAGATCGCCAATCCGGCGCAGAAACGCCTGATCGACGAGGTCGAGGTGGGTCGGCAGGTCGCGCCGCGCATCCGGGTGGCCTTCGAGGTGGACGACACGGAGGCGACGACCGCCCGTCTGGTGGCCGCCGGGGCGAGCGAGATCGCGCCGCCGACGCGTACGCCGTGGCAGTCGCTCAACTCCCGCCTCGACGCCCCCGCCGACCTTCAGATCACCATCTTCCAGGAACTCCCCGGACCGGACGAGGGCAACCTCACCCACGGTGTTGGCCCAGACGCCAACTCACGGTAG
- a CDS encoding alpha/beta hydrolase family protein, with protein MLSTPVRTLRRLLAATATVTLAIGLAGAAPAGATGRDPRGSEPLPGYTIENPPLAPLVVGGKSTTVRQGVHRHAGYIIEVPGRWNGDLVLWAHGYRGQGTVLSPEPPGFELRQRLLEQGYAWASSSYDRNGFDIRSGVLGTKDLADHFGRTVRRPQHVYVAGVSMGGYVIGRSLEQYPGYYDGALPMCGVLGDQTLLDFYLDYNLVAQALAGVPAYPTPADYLTNAVPRIQVALGLAGLTPTGPDTTTDRGKQLRAITVNRSGGPRPGADAAFALWKDFLFSISVPTGSGNSPAQRPGQLSTNLLTRYAPNSPVDVNASVRRVAPENVRQRLLPTLTEVPRIAGRPSAPVLSLHGLGDLFVPFSMAQAYATDVARHGRSRLVVQRAIRATQHCEFTPAEAGAAWDDLVSWVRTGKRPAGDSVTDPAVVARPDYGCRFSDREAYAAGVGTRRLYPAC; from the coding sequence ATGCTGTCCACACCCGTTCGCACCCTGCGCCGGTTGCTCGCCGCGACCGCGACGGTCACCCTCGCGATCGGGCTGGCCGGTGCCGCGCCGGCCGGTGCCACCGGTCGCGACCCGAGGGGCAGCGAGCCGCTGCCCGGCTACACCATCGAGAATCCGCCGCTGGCCCCGTTGGTCGTGGGAGGAAAATCGACGACGGTACGCCAGGGCGTACACCGCCACGCTGGGTACATCATCGAGGTCCCCGGGCGGTGGAACGGCGATCTGGTGCTGTGGGCGCACGGGTACCGCGGTCAGGGCACCGTGCTCTCGCCGGAACCGCCCGGGTTCGAGCTGCGCCAGCGGCTCCTGGAGCAGGGGTACGCCTGGGCGTCGTCCTCGTACGACCGTAACGGGTTCGACATCCGTTCCGGGGTGCTGGGGACGAAGGATCTCGCCGACCACTTCGGGCGGACCGTCCGCCGGCCGCAGCACGTCTACGTCGCCGGGGTGTCGATGGGTGGGTACGTCATCGGTCGTTCGCTGGAGCAGTACCCCGGCTACTACGACGGCGCGTTGCCGATGTGCGGGGTGCTCGGCGACCAGACGCTGCTCGACTTCTACCTGGATTACAACCTGGTCGCGCAGGCCCTCGCCGGGGTGCCGGCGTACCCGACGCCGGCCGACTACCTGACCAACGCGGTACCCCGCATCCAGGTGGCGCTCGGTCTGGCCGGGCTGACCCCGACCGGGCCGGACACCACCACGGACCGGGGCAAGCAACTGCGGGCGATCACCGTGAACCGTTCCGGCGGGCCGCGCCCGGGGGCGGACGCGGCGTTCGCGCTCTGGAAGGACTTCCTCTTCTCGATCAGCGTGCCCACCGGGAGCGGCAACTCCCCGGCGCAGCGGCCCGGTCAGCTCTCCACCAACCTGCTCACCCGCTACGCCCCGAACAGCCCGGTCGACGTCAACGCGAGCGTGCGGCGGGTGGCCCCGGAGAACGTGCGTCAGCGGCTCCTGCCGACGTTGACCGAGGTGCCGCGGATCGCCGGCCGCCCGAGCGCGCCGGTGCTGAGCCTGCACGGTCTCGGCGACCTGTTCGTACCGTTCAGCATGGCGCAGGCGTACGCCACCGACGTGGCACGGCACGGTCGCAGCAGGCTGGTGGTGCAGCGGGCGATCCGGGCCACGCAGCACTGCGAGTTCACCCCGGCCGAGGCCGGCGCCGCCTGGGACGACCTGGTGTCCTGGGTACGCACCGGCAAGCGCCCGGCCGGCGACAGCGTGACCGACCCGGCGGTGGTGGCCCGGCCGGACTACGGCTGCCGGTTCAGTGACCGCGAGGCGTACGCGGCCGGGGTCGGCACCCGCCGCCTCTACCCGGCCTGCTGA
- a CDS encoding MazG-like family protein yields the protein MDESIWEAARASRGWLDAANGTGQTELTCRILKLTEEAGEASAAWIGLLGQNPRKGVTHTREDVAAELADVAFTALVAIESLGLDAQTALNACAAKVRSRLNGPMSAL from the coding sequence GTGGACGAGTCGATCTGGGAGGCGGCCCGCGCGTCGCGCGGCTGGCTGGACGCAGCGAACGGAACCGGGCAGACCGAACTGACCTGCCGCATCCTCAAGCTGACCGAGGAAGCGGGGGAGGCGTCGGCCGCCTGGATCGGGCTGCTCGGGCAGAATCCGCGCAAAGGTGTCACCCACACCCGAGAGGATGTCGCGGCGGAACTGGCCGACGTCGCCTTCACCGCCCTGGTGGCCATCGAAAGCCTGGGGCTGGACGCCCAGACGGCCCTGAACGCCTGCGCCGCAAAAGTGCGCTCCCGCCTGAACGGCCCTATGTCCGCATTGTGA
- a CDS encoding IS30 family transposase yields the protein MASRLSPLEREQIGLGRAAGESLRSIARRLGRSVSTISREVGRFERYGQRYQPLMAQWASFLRHNRSGRVPRLAVDGPLRQVVLDMLRRRRSPQQISARLRTQFPDTPEMWVSHETIYQAIYLQARGNLRADLTRQMALRSGRAARRRRPASAGAVRSARPWVNLRIADRPAEVADRAVPGHWEGDLLEGVRRGGRGGSAIATLVERATRFVILVGLPEGKVSEHVVSQLATAMTWLPQRLRASLTWDQGVEMARHRDFTIATDCPVYFCDPHSPWQRGSNENTNGLLRQYFPKGQFDFTTIDQAGLDHVADELNDRPRMTLGWATPGEKMTQLLGVATTG from the coding sequence ATGGCGTCGAGGTTGAGCCCGCTGGAGCGGGAGCAGATTGGGTTGGGTCGGGCTGCGGGTGAGTCGTTGCGGTCGATCGCGCGAAGGTTGGGGCGGTCGGTGTCGACGATCTCGCGGGAGGTGGGTCGGTTCGAGCGCTATGGGCAGCGGTATCAGCCGTTGATGGCGCAGTGGGCGTCGTTTCTGCGGCATAACCGGTCCGGGCGGGTGCCGCGGTTGGCTGTTGACGGGCCGTTGCGTCAGGTGGTGCTGGATATGCTGCGACGACGTCGTTCGCCGCAGCAGATCAGTGCCCGGCTGCGGACGCAGTTCCCGGACACGCCGGAGATGTGGGTGTCGCACGAGACGATTTACCAGGCGATCTACCTGCAGGCGCGGGGCAATCTGCGTGCGGACTTGACGCGGCAGATGGCGTTGCGCTCGGGTCGGGCCGCCCGCCGCCGCCGGCCGGCGAGCGCCGGGGCGGTGCGTTCAGCTAGGCCCTGGGTGAACCTGCGCATCGCTGACCGGCCAGCCGAGGTCGCTGACCGGGCGGTGCCGGGGCATTGGGAGGGTGACCTGCTCGAAGGGGTCCGTCGGGGTGGGCGCGGTGGTTCCGCGATCGCCACGTTGGTGGAACGCGCTACCCGGTTCGTGATCCTGGTCGGGCTGCCCGAGGGCAAGGTCTCCGAACACGTCGTGTCCCAGCTGGCCACCGCGATGACCTGGCTCCCACAACGGTTGAGGGCCTCGCTGACCTGGGACCAGGGCGTCGAGATGGCCCGCCACCGTGACTTCACCATCGCCACCGACTGCCCGGTCTACTTCTGCGACCCCCACAGCCCCTGGCAACGCGGCAGCAACGAGAACACCAACGGGCTGCTGCGCCAGTACTTCCCCAAGGGCCAATTCGACTTCACCACCATCGACCAGGCCGGCCTCGACCACGTCGCCGACGAACTCAACGACCGCCCCCGCATGACCCTGGGCTGGGCCACCCCAGGTGAGAAGATGACCCAGCTACTCGGTGTTGCAACCACCGGTTGA
- a CDS encoding pirin family protein, whose protein sequence is MERTESMLAQTRPPGVADVDPGSVLLPGHDVPLGRYTTVRRLLPQRARRMVGAWCFVDHFGPDDVAQRPGMEVPPHPHTGLQTVTWLLDGEILHRDSLGSVQPIVPGQLNVMTSGNGIAHSERSPATHPPVMHGVQLWVALPDPARAGAADFAHHADLPRWRDGEVDATLLVGEFAGERSPAVVHTPLVGVQLELGGAAPTTLSLRPDFEYAVLAMSGSAEAAGVGFEPGALLYLGSGRRELTVRGGPGARLLLLGGTPFEEPLVMWWNFVGRSHEEIAAAREDWMAGASRFGVVADDAAPPLLAPALPTTRLKARDRTGGLHG, encoded by the coding sequence GTGGAGCGTACTGAATCGATGCTGGCGCAGACCCGACCGCCTGGCGTGGCCGACGTCGATCCCGGCAGTGTGTTGTTGCCCGGCCACGATGTGCCGTTGGGTCGGTACACCACGGTGCGGCGGCTGCTTCCGCAGCGCGCCCGCCGGATGGTTGGCGCGTGGTGTTTCGTGGATCATTTCGGCCCGGACGATGTGGCTCAGCGGCCCGGTATGGAGGTACCGCCGCACCCGCACACCGGGTTGCAGACGGTGACCTGGCTGCTTGACGGGGAGATCCTGCACCGGGACAGCCTGGGCAGTGTGCAGCCGATTGTGCCCGGCCAGCTGAACGTGATGACCTCCGGGAACGGCATCGCCCACTCGGAGCGTTCGCCGGCCACCCACCCGCCGGTGATGCACGGCGTGCAGCTCTGGGTGGCGCTGCCGGATCCGGCGCGGGCCGGGGCGGCGGACTTCGCGCACCACGCCGACCTGCCGCGTTGGCGCGACGGCGAGGTGGACGCCACCCTGCTGGTTGGCGAGTTCGCCGGGGAGCGGTCACCGGCGGTGGTGCACACCCCGCTGGTGGGGGTGCAGCTGGAGTTGGGTGGTGCGGCGCCGACGACGCTGTCGTTGCGGCCCGATTTTGAGTACGCGGTGCTGGCGATGTCCGGGTCCGCGGAGGCGGCCGGGGTCGGGTTCGAGCCGGGGGCGCTGCTGTATCTGGGTTCGGGTCGTCGGGAGCTGACGGTGCGGGGTGGGCCTGGGGCGCGGTTGCTGCTGTTGGGCGGTACGCCGTTCGAGGAGCCGTTGGTGATGTGGTGGAACTTCGTGGGCCGGTCGCACGAGGAGATCGCCGCCGCCCGGGAGGACTGGATGGCCGGCGCGAGTCGCTTCGGTGTGGTGGCCGACGATGCGGCGCCACCGCTGCTGGCGCCCGCCCTGCCCACGACCCGCCTCAAGGCCCGGGACCGTACCGGCGGCCTGCACGGTTGA
- a CDS encoding DUF1345 domain-containing protein: protein MTRTGPSRPADVRFPAAAQLAVVAVVGIIAGCVFALLLPLPLAALVGWDVGALSWLVLVWHKIWPMDAERTAQLAVHEDPNRAIRDALLLVACLASLLAVGLVVASSQNAPPGTTRELHSGLGVLSVVLSWFVVHTVFAARYARIYYTGPDGGVNFNQPEPPCYSDFAYVAFTIGTTFQISDTNLTSNEMRRTVLRHSLVSYLFGAFIIAVTVNLLAGLAK from the coding sequence ATGACCCGCACCGGCCCGTCCCGGCCAGCGGATGTACGCTTCCCGGCCGCGGCACAGCTCGCCGTCGTGGCGGTGGTCGGCATCATCGCCGGCTGCGTCTTCGCACTACTGCTGCCGCTGCCGCTCGCCGCCCTCGTCGGCTGGGACGTCGGCGCGCTGAGCTGGCTCGTGCTGGTCTGGCACAAGATCTGGCCGATGGACGCCGAGCGCACCGCCCAACTCGCCGTCCACGAGGACCCGAACCGGGCGATCCGGGACGCCCTGCTGCTCGTCGCCTGCCTGGCCAGCCTGCTGGCCGTGGGGCTGGTCGTGGCCAGCTCCCAGAACGCGCCCCCCGGGACGACCCGGGAACTGCACAGCGGCCTGGGAGTGCTCAGCGTGGTGCTCTCCTGGTTCGTGGTGCACACCGTGTTCGCCGCCCGGTACGCCCGGATCTACTACACGGGCCCGGACGGCGGGGTGAACTTCAACCAGCCCGAACCGCCGTGCTACTCCGACTTCGCGTACGTCGCGTTCACCATTGGGACGACGTTCCAGATCTCCGACACCAACCTGACCAGCAACGAGATGCGTCGTACGGTGCTGCGGCACTCGTTGGTGTCGTACCTGTTCGGGGCGTTCATCATCGCCGTGACGGTGAACCTGCTGGCGGGTCTGGCCAAGTGA
- a CDS encoding DUF2795 domain-containing protein, which yields MASYADVLQYLSSLDYPAEKDDVVREAEREGAPPDVLKALRALPPVDYANGTEVARSAGIEAAPEVSPAQRAEQARDKKHNRVSQHLRGI from the coding sequence ATGGCGAGCTACGCCGACGTCCTGCAGTACCTGTCGAGCCTGGACTACCCGGCCGAGAAGGACGACGTGGTCCGCGAAGCCGAACGGGAAGGTGCCCCGCCGGACGTGCTGAAGGCGCTCCGCGCCCTGCCGCCGGTCGACTACGCCAACGGGACCGAGGTGGCCCGCTCTGCCGGGATCGAAGCGGCACCCGAGGTGAGCCCCGCCCAGCGGGCCGAGCAGGCCCGGGACAAGAAGCACAACCGGGTCTCGCAGCACCTGCGCGGCATCTGA
- a CDS encoding DUF2267 domain-containing protein, which translates to MNYDTFIDQVSQRTATSSERAVELTRAVLETFAERLTGGEVLDLAAQLPQPLQLVLKPSPSTEQADRFGAAEFVARVALRAGVPEPAAQDASRAVFTTLREAITGGEFDDVATQLPRDYRGLIEPAMAPGATLRRG; encoded by the coding sequence ATGAACTACGACACCTTCATCGACCAGGTTTCCCAGCGCACCGCCACGTCGTCCGAGCGGGCGGTGGAGTTGACGCGGGCCGTGTTGGAGACGTTCGCCGAGCGGTTGACCGGCGGCGAGGTGTTGGACCTGGCCGCCCAGTTGCCGCAGCCGCTGCAACTGGTGCTGAAACCGAGCCCGAGCACGGAGCAGGCGGACCGGTTCGGCGCGGCGGAGTTCGTGGCCCGGGTCGCGTTGCGCGCCGGTGTGCCGGAGCCGGCGGCCCAGGACGCCAGCCGGGCGGTCTTCACCACCCTGCGGGAGGCGATCACCGGTGGTGAGTTCGATGACGTGGCGACTCAACTGCCGCGTGACTATCGGGGTCTGATCGAGCCGGCGATGGCCCCGGGGGCGACGTTGCGCCGCGGCTGA
- a CDS encoding TerC/Alx family metal homeostasis membrane protein — MSHLSYLSAASDLSSVGTPTLWAVTIIGVILLLVLDFLVTRRPHEVSMREAIGWSAFYIALPLAFGAWLWFRFGSQQGVEYLTGYLVEKSLSVDNLFVFMLLLAAFAVPAVLAQRVLLYGIAGALVLRAVFIALGAAALQTLDFAFLLFAIILIATAVKLLRDALSGHQQEVDINNMRSVKLLRKVMPVVDEYHGTRMTVRQGAKRALTPFALVVVAVLATDIVFAVDSVPAVYGITEDPYLVFATNAFALLGLRALYFVLHAALSRLVHLSYGLAIILAFIGLKLGLHWAHGIWDNVPEIPTLASLFVIIGVLVVVTLTSLRATRGGDLPADREVVADRH; from the coding sequence ATGAGCCACCTTTCTTATCTGTCCGCCGCCAGTGACCTGTCGTCGGTGGGCACGCCCACGCTGTGGGCGGTCACCATCATCGGGGTCATCCTGCTGCTGGTTCTGGACTTCCTGGTCACGCGCCGCCCGCACGAGGTGTCCATGCGGGAGGCCATCGGCTGGTCGGCGTTCTACATCGCCCTGCCGTTGGCGTTCGGCGCCTGGCTGTGGTTCCGCTTCGGCTCCCAGCAGGGCGTGGAGTACCTGACCGGTTACCTGGTGGAGAAGTCGCTCTCGGTCGACAACCTCTTCGTCTTCATGCTGCTGTTGGCGGCGTTCGCGGTGCCGGCGGTGCTCGCCCAGCGGGTGCTGCTGTACGGCATCGCCGGCGCGCTGGTGTTGCGGGCCGTCTTCATCGCTCTCGGCGCGGCGGCGTTGCAGACCCTCGACTTCGCCTTCCTGCTCTTCGCGATCATCCTCATCGCCACCGCGGTGAAGCTGCTGCGCGACGCCCTGTCCGGGCACCAGCAGGAGGTCGACATCAACAACATGCGTTCGGTGAAGCTGCTGCGCAAGGTCATGCCGGTGGTCGATGAGTACCACGGCACCAGGATGACCGTCCGGCAGGGCGCGAAGCGGGCGCTCACCCCCTTCGCCCTGGTGGTGGTCGCGGTGCTGGCCACCGACATCGTCTTCGCGGTCGACTCGGTGCCGGCGGTCTACGGCATCACCGAGGACCCGTACCTGGTGTTCGCCACCAACGCCTTCGCTCTGCTCGGTCTGCGGGCGCTCTACTTCGTCCTGCACGCGGCGCTGAGCCGGCTGGTGCACCTCAGCTACGGCCTGGCCATCATCCTGGCGTTCATCGGTCTCAAGCTGGGCCTGCACTGGGCGCACGGCATCTGGGACAACGTTCCGGAGATCCCCACCCTGGCCTCGCTCTTTGTGATCATCGGCGTGTTGGTGGTGGTCACACTGACCAGCCTGCGCGCCACCCGGGGCGGTGACCTGCCCGCGGACCGCGAGGTCGTTGCGGACCGGCACTGA
- a CDS encoding sulfite oxidase-like oxidoreductase, with product MGIVSPGFQGRPRTQEPALPPGQYLTEDFPVLSAGPTPRVSLDTWEFVISAENGSEHRWSWQEMMALPQETPMVDIHCVTRWSKFGTSWQGVSLDTLLADVDTGAHFALAHSYGGYTTNLPLDDLRGGQAWVVHTFDGAPLPAEHGGPARLLVPHLYFWKSAKWVRGIRLKTMDEPGFWETAGYHDYGDPWREQRYQGD from the coding sequence ATGGGAATCGTGTCACCGGGCTTTCAGGGCCGGCCCCGAACGCAGGAGCCGGCGCTGCCACCGGGTCAGTATCTGACCGAGGACTTTCCGGTGCTCTCGGCAGGCCCGACGCCCCGGGTGTCCCTGGACACCTGGGAGTTCGTCATCTCCGCCGAGAACGGCAGCGAACACCGCTGGTCGTGGCAGGAGATGATGGCCCTGCCGCAGGAGACGCCGATGGTGGACATCCACTGCGTCACCCGCTGGTCCAAGTTCGGCACCAGTTGGCAGGGCGTCTCCCTGGACACGCTGCTCGCCGACGTCGACACGGGGGCGCACTTCGCGCTGGCGCACTCCTACGGCGGGTACACCACCAACCTGCCGCTGGACGACCTGCGCGGCGGCCAGGCGTGGGTGGTGCACACCTTCGACGGCGCTCCGCTGCCCGCCGAGCACGGCGGCCCGGCGCGACTGCTGGTGCCGCACCTGTACTTCTGGAAGTCCGCCAAGTGGGTGCGCGGCATCCGGCTCAAGACGATGGACGAGCCGGGGTTCTGGGAGACCGCCGGGTACCACGACTACGGCGATCCGTGGCGCGAACAGCGGTACCAGGGTGACTGA
- a CDS encoding ferredoxin reductase, giving the protein MATNTQRRTPNRWQVGRLVERRVETPTAQTLVLEVPDWPGHLPGQHVDLRLTAPDGYQAARSYSIAGPTVDGPGGPRIEVTVQRVHDGEVSPYLIDVFGVGDPVEVRGPLGGWFIWRPEETAPVQLVAGGSGIVPLMAMIRARRAAGSKALFRLVYSVRTPVDVIYADELRRRARDDFGLDVAYVYTREAPEGWRGEPHRIGLADVNTHGWPPDLEPLTYVCGPTAFVETVADLLVGLGHPSRKVKTERFGPTG; this is encoded by the coding sequence GTGGCGACGAACACGCAGCGTCGGACGCCGAACCGTTGGCAGGTTGGCCGGCTGGTGGAGCGCCGGGTGGAGACACCGACCGCGCAGACCCTGGTGCTGGAGGTGCCGGACTGGCCGGGGCACCTGCCGGGGCAGCACGTCGACCTGCGGCTCACCGCCCCGGACGGCTACCAGGCGGCCCGGTCGTACTCCATTGCCGGGCCGACGGTGGACGGGCCTGGCGGCCCGCGCATCGAGGTGACCGTGCAGCGGGTGCACGACGGCGAGGTGTCGCCGTACCTCATTGATGTTTTTGGCGTCGGCGACCCGGTGGAGGTCCGCGGACCGCTCGGTGGCTGGTTCATCTGGCGACCCGAGGAGACCGCGCCGGTGCAGCTCGTCGCCGGTGGTTCGGGCATCGTGCCGCTGATGGCGATGATCCGGGCGCGGCGGGCGGCGGGCAGCAAGGCACTGTTCCGGCTGGTCTACTCGGTCCGCACCCCCGTCGACGTGATCTACGCCGACGAGCTGCGCCGCCGGGCCCGCGACGACTTCGGGCTGGACGTCGCGTACGTCTACACCCGCGAGGCGCCCGAGGGCTGGCGCGGTGAGCCGCACCGGATCGGGCTGGCGGACGTCAACACCCACGGGTGGCCGCCGGATCTGGAACCGTTGACCTACGTCTGTGGCCCGACCGCGTTCGTGGAGACCGTGGCCGACCTGCTGGTGGGCCTGGGCCACCCGTCGCGCAAGGTCAAGACCGAACGCTTCGGCCCCACCGGCTGA
- a CDS encoding DUF6510 family protein: MTEMSYLDGNMLDGPMRELFTVDLSTAVGRCDNCGMTGSMASLHVYSHAPGLVARCPSCEEVMMRLVRGPDRAWLDMRGTTFLQVPMPMEQTFPGPL; encoded by the coding sequence ATGACCGAGATGTCGTACCTGGACGGCAACATGCTCGACGGCCCGATGCGTGAGCTGTTCACCGTCGACCTGAGCACCGCGGTGGGCCGCTGCGACAACTGCGGGATGACCGGGTCGATGGCCAGCCTGCACGTCTACTCGCACGCACCGGGCCTCGTCGCCCGCTGCCCGTCCTGCGAGGAGGTGATGATGCGTCTGGTGCGTGGGCCGGACCGGGCCTGGCTGGACATGCGCGGCACCACCTTCCTCCAGGTGCCGATGCCGATGGAGCAGACGTTCCCCGGCCCACTCTGA
- a CDS encoding winged helix-turn-helix domain-containing protein has translation MNAAARVRREKVRIQAAAMFEESVPTAQIASELRVSEKSVRLWRRQWTAGGTEALASAGPGGSDCKLSVEQRKQLAEMLDEGPIVHGWADARWTLTRVAEVIERRFGVSYTLRGVSYLLHRLGYSQQVPTRRAIERDPEAIAGWHRGRWPSVRG, from the coding sequence ATGAACGCGGCAGCCCGGGTCCGGCGTGAGAAGGTCCGGATCCAGGCCGCGGCGATGTTCGAGGAGTCCGTACCGACCGCGCAGATCGCTTCTGAGCTGCGGGTTTCGGAGAAGTCGGTGCGTCTGTGGCGGCGACAGTGGACTGCTGGCGGAACGGAGGCTCTGGCGTCGGCCGGGCCGGGCGGCTCGGACTGCAAACTCTCCGTTGAGCAGCGCAAACAGTTGGCCGAGATGCTCGATGAAGGTCCGATCGTGCACGGCTGGGCCGATGCCCGTTGGACTCTCACCCGGGTGGCCGAGGTGATCGAGCGTCGTTTCGGCGTCTCCTACACGCTGCGCGGGGTGTCCTACCTGCTGCATCGCCTCGGGTACAGCCAGCAGGTTCCCACTCGTCGGGCGATCGAACGCGATCCGGAAGCGATCGCCGGCTGGCATCGTGGGCGGTGGCCGTCGGTAAGAGGTTAG
- a CDS encoding transposase: protein MAVGKRLAAAQGAWICFQDEAGQVMRPPVAKTWARRGHTPVVEVSGKGSGRISIAGLVCLKPGQRGRLMWRTRLHRGRAGERGSFSEDDYIAFLDQAHQRLHAPIVLIWDNLNTHVSRRMHTLIAARPWLTVIRLPPYAPDLNPTEGVWRWMKRGLTNTAARGVDHLAQLVKRRLRACQQQTDLLAGFFASTGMTLEPEPPR from the coding sequence GTGGCCGTCGGTAAGAGGTTAGCGGCGGCGCAGGGCGCCTGGATCTGCTTCCAGGACGAGGCAGGGCAGGTCATGCGACCGCCGGTGGCCAAGACGTGGGCCCGGCGCGGGCACACGCCGGTGGTCGAGGTCTCCGGCAAGGGCTCCGGCCGGATCTCGATCGCCGGCCTGGTCTGCCTCAAGCCCGGACAGCGAGGCCGGCTGATGTGGCGAACCCGGCTGCACCGCGGTCGCGCCGGGGAGCGCGGCAGCTTCAGCGAGGACGACTACATCGCCTTCCTCGACCAAGCCCACCAGCGCCTGCACGCGCCGATAGTGCTGATCTGGGACAACCTGAACACCCACGTCAGCCGCCGCATGCACACCCTGATCGCCGCCCGGCCGTGGCTGACCGTGATCCGGCTACCCCCCTACGCCCCGGACCTCAACCCCACCGAAGGCGTCTGGCGCTGGATGAAACGCGGCCTGACCAACACCGCCGCCCGAGGCGTCGACCACCTCGCCCAACTGGTCAAACGCCGACTACGCGCTTGTCAGCAACAAACCGATCTCCTCGCCGGCTTCTTCGCCAGCACCGGCATGACCCTCGAACCCGAACCACCGAGATAG